In a single window of the Chondrocystis sp. NIES-4102 genome:
- a CDS encoding 6-phosphofructokinase, protein MPERKRIGILTSGGDCAGLNAVIRAVTRCAVDVYGWEVLGICKATQGLMSRPPEATALDITQVDGLLTMGGTILGTTNKGDPFAFPMPDGTLIDRSEEIIEGYHQLDLDALIGIGGDGSLAILRKLAQQGGINLVGIPKTIDNDVGITECSIGFDTAVNIATEAIDRLHFTAASHSRVMVLEVMGRDAGHIALNAGIAGGANIIMIPEIPYKFDNICHHIKKRQARGQDYSIAIVSEAVCTESGEVLQQGHFADCRLGGIGQYLAEQITERSGAETRVTVLGHTQRGGISSPVDRILASAFGVAAVDLIAQEKYDRLVAWQNRQVTSIPIAEAIKNYRAVDPEDTLVKTARGLGICLGD, encoded by the coding sequence ATGCCAGAAAGAAAACGGATTGGTATTTTAACTAGCGGTGGGGACTGTGCAGGTTTAAATGCAGTAATTCGGGCGGTAACTCGTTGTGCAGTTGATGTCTATGGTTGGGAAGTCTTGGGTATTTGTAAAGCTACGCAGGGTTTAATGAGTCGCCCCCCTGAAGCAACAGCCTTAGATATTACTCAAGTTGATGGTTTGTTAACCATGGGTGGTACGATTTTGGGTACGACTAATAAAGGCGATCCCTTTGCTTTTCCAATGCCCGATGGCACGTTAATCGATCGCTCTGAAGAAATTATTGAAGGTTATCATCAGCTTGATTTAGATGCTTTAATTGGCATTGGGGGAGACGGTAGTTTAGCTATTTTGCGCAAACTTGCTCAACAAGGGGGGATTAATTTAGTCGGAATTCCCAAAACTATTGATAATGATGTCGGTATTACTGAATGTTCTATAGGGTTTGATACCGCCGTAAATATTGCCACAGAAGCCATTGACCGCCTACATTTTACTGCTGCAAGCCACAGTCGGGTGATGGTTTTAGAAGTTATGGGACGAGATGCAGGACATATTGCTCTCAATGCAGGTATCGCAGGGGGTGCAAATATTATTATGATCCCTGAAATTCCCTACAAATTTGATAACATTTGTCACCATATTAAAAAAAGACAAGCTAGAGGTCAGGATTATTCTATTGCGATCGTTTCAGAAGCCGTTTGTACAGAATCTGGAGAAGTTTTACAACAAGGTCACTTTGCAGATTGCCGTTTAGGTGGCATTGGTCAATATCTGGCTGAACAAATTACGGAAAGAAGTGGGGCAGAAACTCGTGTCACTGTTTTAGGACATACTCAACGAGGTGGCATCTCTTCTCCTGTAGACCGTATTCTCGCCTCAGCTTTTGGAGTTGCAGCCGTGGATTTAATCGCCCAAGAAAAATATGATCGGCTTGTAGCTTGGCAAAATCGACAAGTTACCAGTATTCCTATTGCTGAAGCTATTAAAAACTATCGCGCTGTAGATCCTGAAGATACTTTGGTGAAAACCGCTAGAGGTTTGGGGATATGTTTAGGAGATTAG
- a CDS encoding class III aminotransferase, which translates to MKLAARVYQVSPSLTLAIAAKAQAMKADGIDVCSFSAGEPDFPTPKHICEAAKTALDEGKTRYGAAVGEPKLRNAIACKLQTDNNLNYQAENIIVTNGGKFSLFNLMLAMIDPGDEVIIPAPYWLSYPEMVKLAEGIPVIVNTSSQNNYKITPDQLKQAITPKTKLFVFNSPSNPTGTVYTPDEVRALAQVIVEKDILVVSDEIYEKIIYDDAQHLSIGSVNQAIFERTILSSGFAKSHSMTGWRVGYAAAPLPILQAMSKVQGHSTSNVCTFAQYGAIAALESSQDCVHQMLQAFAQRRAYMYQAINAIPQLSCPKPDGAFYLFVDISATGKTSLEFCNQLLDLQQVAAVPGIAFGMDNCVRFSYATDMATIEEGMKRLLKFVTA; encoded by the coding sequence ATGAAACTAGCAGCAAGAGTTTATCAAGTATCTCCTTCTCTAACTTTAGCGATCGCAGCTAAAGCTCAAGCAATGAAAGCTGATGGAATTGATGTTTGTAGCTTTAGTGCTGGAGAACCAGATTTTCCTACTCCTAAACATATTTGCGAAGCTGCTAAAACTGCTTTGGATGAGGGAAAAACACGCTATGGGGCTGCGGTGGGAGAGCCTAAACTAAGAAATGCGATCGCCTGCAAATTGCAAACGGATAATAATCTTAATTACCAAGCAGAAAACATTATTGTTACCAATGGCGGTAAGTTTTCTTTGTTTAATTTGATGTTAGCCATGATTGATCCTGGGGATGAAGTTATTATTCCTGCCCCTTACTGGTTAAGTTATCCAGAGATGGTAAAGTTAGCCGAAGGAATACCTGTAATTGTTAACACTTCTTCACAAAACAACTATAAAATTACGCCAGATCAATTAAAACAAGCTATTACACCCAAAACTAAATTATTTGTTTTTAATTCCCCTTCTAACCCCACAGGCACAGTTTATACTCCCGATGAAGTTCGAGCCTTAGCACAAGTGATTGTGGAGAAGGATATTTTAGTAGTCTCTGATGAAATCTACGAAAAAATAATTTATGATGATGCTCAACATTTGAGTATAGGCTCAGTTAATCAAGCAATTTTTGAGCGGACAATTTTAAGTAGTGGTTTTGCTAAAAGTCATTCTATGACTGGGTGGCGCGTTGGGTATGCAGCAGCCCCATTACCAATTTTACAGGCAATGTCTAAGGTTCAAGGACACAGCACCTCTAATGTTTGCACCTTTGCTCAATACGGAGCGATCGCAGCTTTGGAATCTTCACAAGACTGTGTACACCAAATGCTTCAAGCTTTTGCTCAACGACGGGCTTATATGTATCAAGCGATTAATGCCATACCACAGTTGAGTTGTCCCAAACCTGACGGGGCTTTCTATTTGTTTGTAGATATTTCTGCTACTGGTAAAACATCTCTAGAATTTTGTAATCAACTATTAGACTTGCAACAAGTGGCTGCTGTCCCTGGGATCGCTTTTGGGATGGATAATTGTGTCCGTTTTTCCTATGCTACAGATATGGCAACTATTGAGGAAGGGATGAAAAGGTTATTAAAATTTGTCACTGCTTGA
- a CDS encoding sugar transferase, giving the protein MSKFIKHLIDRAVAAIALLIFSPIILVVAILIRFNLGSPIFFTQQRPGKDGKIFTFYKFRTMTDATDSEGNFLPDEERMTPFGTMLRKTSLDELPQLLNVFKGDMSLVGPRPLMVHYLPLYTTEQARRHEVLPGITGLAQTSGRNTIDWDKRLKLDVAYVDNWNLWLDLKILFATVWKVIKRDGISQEGHATCEDFGTYLAKLQAQTPEAVKADS; this is encoded by the coding sequence TCTTATTGATCGTGCAGTTGCTGCGATCGCGCTTTTAATTTTTTCCCCAATAATTTTAGTTGTGGCTATCTTAATTCGTTTTAACTTAGGTAGTCCTATCTTTTTTACCCAGCAGCGTCCTGGAAAAGATGGCAAAATTTTCACTTTTTATAAGTTTCGGACTATGACCGATGCAACCGATTCTGAGGGTAATTTTTTACCTGATGAGGAGCGTATGACACCTTTTGGGACTATGTTACGTAAAACTAGTTTGGACGAATTACCCCAATTATTAAATGTATTTAAGGGGGATATGAGCCTGGTAGGGCCTCGTCCTTTAATGGTTCATTATCTACCACTTTATACTACTGAACAAGCACGTCGCCACGAAGTATTGCCAGGTATTACTGGTTTGGCTCAAACAAGCGGTCGTAATACTATTGATTGGGATAAAAGACTCAAGTTAGATGTTGCTTATGTGGATAATTGGAATTTGTGGCTAGATTTAAAAATTTTGTTTGCAACAGTTTGGAAGGTGATTAAACGAGATGGTATTAGTCAGGAAGGTCATGCCACTTGTGAAGATTTTGGGACGTATTTAGCCAAGTTACAAGCCCAAACACCCGAAGCTGTTAAAGCTGATAGCTAA
- a CDS encoding peptidase M24, which produces MGIEQHEYRQRQQELMSKIGAGTAIFCSAPMATMHNDVEYTYRQDSSFYYLTGFNESEAVAVFAPHHPEHQYILFVQPKDPQKETWTGYRCGVEGAKEIYGADVAYPIAELDEKLPQYLINADRIYYHLGHDQNFNQRIISHWQRLMQGYQRQGRVPLALEDSRPLIFPMRLVKSPGEIAMMRQAAKISAMAHNRALEFAQPGIYEYQVQAEIEHIFRLEGAMGVAYPSIVASGANACILHYIENNRMMQDNELLLIDAGCSYGYYNGDITRTFPVGGKFTPEQKALYEIVLEAQLKAIAEVQPGKPYHEFHDIAVCVIVEGLLDLGLLKGDLEEIIQQEKYKPFYMHRTGHWLGLDVHDVGVYKHNEETWQILQPGHIVTVEPGIYISPFIQPAEGQPEIPDNWKGIGIRIEDDVLLTNNGHEILTADVPKSVADMERS; this is translated from the coding sequence ATGGGGATTGAGCAACACGAATACCGTCAACGTCAACAGGAATTAATGTCTAAAATAGGTGCAGGTACAGCAATCTTTTGTAGTGCGCCAATGGCAACAATGCACAATGATGTCGAGTATACCTATCGTCAAGACAGTAGCTTCTATTATTTAACTGGTTTTAATGAATCAGAAGCTGTAGCCGTTTTTGCCCCTCATCATCCAGAACATCAGTATATTTTATTTGTGCAACCAAAAGATCCCCAAAAGGAAACATGGACAGGTTATCGTTGCGGTGTAGAAGGAGCAAAAGAAATATATGGCGCGGACGTAGCCTATCCCATAGCCGAATTAGATGAAAAATTACCTCAATATTTAATTAACGCCGATCGCATTTATTATCATTTGGGTCATGATCAAAACTTTAATCAAAGAATAATTTCCCACTGGCAAAGATTAATGCAGGGTTATCAAAGACAAGGCAGAGTTCCCTTAGCCTTAGAAGATAGCCGTCCTTTAATCTTTCCTATGCGTCTAGTAAAAAGCCCTGGGGAAATAGCTATGATGCGTCAAGCTGCAAAAATTTCAGCAATGGCACATAACCGCGCCCTCGAATTTGCCCAACCAGGAATTTATGAATATCAGGTACAAGCGGAAATAGAACACATTTTTCGTCTTGAAGGAGCAATGGGAGTTGCTTATCCCTCAATCGTGGCATCAGGAGCAAATGCTTGTATCCTCCACTATATAGAAAATAATCGGATGATGCAGGATAACGAGTTACTACTAATTGATGCTGGTTGTTCCTATGGTTATTACAATGGCGATATTACCCGCACTTTTCCTGTAGGAGGTAAATTTACTCCAGAACAAAAAGCCCTGTATGAAATTGTTTTAGAAGCACAATTAAAAGCGATCGCCGAAGTACAGCCAGGAAAACCCTATCATGAATTTCACGATATAGCTGTTTGCGTAATTGTTGAGGGTTTATTGGATTTGGGCTTACTCAAAGGTGATTTAGAAGAAATTATTCAACAAGAGAAATATAAGCCTTTTTATATGCACCGTACAGGACATTGGTTAGGGTTGGATGTTCACGATGTGGGAGTTTATAAACACAATGAAGAAACTTGGCAGATATTACAACCAGGACATATAGTTACTGTAGAACCAGGTATTTATATTTCTCCTTTTATTCAACCTGCCGAAGGACAACCAGAAATTCCTGATAATTGGAAAGGTATCGGTATTCGTATTGAAGATGATGTTTTACTTACAAATAATGGACATGAAATCTTAACCGCCGATGTCCCTAAATCTGTAGCGGATATGGAGAGAAGTTAA
- a CDS encoding UDP-glucose 4-epimerase: MAILVTGGAGYIGSHSVLKLQEEGYEVVVLDNLVYGHQDIVENVLKAKLIVGDTSDRTLLKQVFSEHQIEAVMHFAAYAYVGESVTKPAKYYQNNVVGTLTLLEEMLEASIKKFIFSSTCATYGVPQAIPITEDQPQHPINPYGATKLMVERILQDFSVAYDFRSVCLRYFNAAGADPQGRIGEDHNPETHLIPLILQTALGHREAISIYGTDYDTPDGSCIRDYIHVNDLAQAHFLALKYLLADGGTDVFNLGNGNGFSVKEVIDTARKITGKEIKAIECDRRPGDPPSLVGSGEKARTILGWQPQYSDIEAIVTHAWQWHQQRHQ, translated from the coding sequence ATGGCTATATTAGTAACAGGAGGAGCAGGATACATAGGCTCTCATTCTGTCTTAAAATTACAGGAAGAAGGGTATGAAGTTGTTGTCCTAGATAATTTAGTTTACGGTCATCAAGACATTGTAGAAAACGTCTTAAAAGCTAAGTTAATTGTCGGAGATACCAGCGATCGCACTCTCTTAAAACAAGTTTTTTCAGAACATCAGATTGAGGCGGTAATGCACTTTGCAGCCTATGCCTATGTTGGGGAATCTGTCACTAAACCTGCCAAATACTATCAAAATAATGTAGTAGGAACTTTAACTCTTCTAGAAGAGATGTTAGAAGCAAGTATTAAGAAATTTATTTTTTCTTCTACTTGTGCAACCTATGGTGTCCCCCAAGCAATACCTATTACTGAAGATCAACCCCAACACCCAATTAATCCTTATGGTGCAACCAAGTTAATGGTAGAGAGAATCTTACAAGATTTTTCCGTTGCTTATGATTTTCGCTCAGTATGTTTGCGTTATTTTAATGCTGCGGGGGCTGATCCTCAAGGTAGAATTGGAGAAGACCATAACCCAGAAACACATTTAATTCCTTTAATTTTGCAAACTGCTTTAGGTCATCGCGAAGCAATTTCTATTTATGGGACAGATTATGATACCCCTGATGGTAGTTGTATTCGAGATTATATTCACGTCAATGATTTAGCTCAAGCCCACTTTTTAGCCCTAAAATATCTTTTAGCCGATGGTGGCACAGATGTCTTTAATTTGGGTAATGGTAATGGGTTTTCTGTAAAAGAAGTAATCGATACAGCCCGTAAAATTACAGGGAAAGAAATCAAAGCCATAGAATGCGATCGCCGTCCTGGAGATCCCCCATCCCTAGTTGGTAGTGGCGAAAAAGCTCGCACCATCTTAGGTTGGCAACCGCAATATTCTGATATTGAAGCAATTGTTACTCATGCTTGGCAATGGCATCAACAACGCCATCAATAA
- a CDS encoding twin-arginine translocation pathway signal, translated as MKRRKLLSIASLATAGMLTPIGWNSWVATGKTKSAKAKRLVVVFLRGGIDGLNVVIPHQEADYYQARPTIAIPYPQEENGALDLDGFFGLHPQLKDLMPLWQDRNLAFIHGSGSPIVERSHFQAQDYLENGTPGIKSTRDGWMNRLLGELCLDHQALAINVGNTTPYILKGDMPSANLKPGINSTAAIATDNPLIDQAFSYLYSGTDDLSKAYQDGQASRQLIIKELGEQYPAREGRGAAALREEMIAAARGARNVNAFVDDAGEVAKLLLSDPKNQLVFMDVSGWDTHINQANILNRLLPSLGQGLATLVEGIKPIFADTVIVVMSEFGRTVKENGNKGTDHGSANAMWVLGGAIAGGKVYGNWQGLNRASLYQNRDLAVTTDFRDVLDHILQAHLSMDANSLKRVFPNYHPTNRIDFLT; from the coding sequence ATGAAAAGAAGAAAACTGTTATCTATAGCTAGTTTGGCAACAGCAGGAATGTTAACACCCATAGGCTGGAATAGTTGGGTTGCAACAGGAAAAACTAAATCTGCCAAGGCTAAACGTTTGGTTGTGGTATTTTTACGTGGTGGAATAGATGGTTTAAATGTGGTTATTCCCCATCAAGAAGCGGATTATTATCAAGCTAGACCGACTATTGCTATCCCTTATCCCCAAGAGGAAAATGGCGCATTGGATTTAGATGGTTTTTTTGGGTTACATCCTCAACTAAAAGATCTAATGCCTTTATGGCAAGATCGCAACTTGGCTTTTATACATGGAAGTGGATCACCAATAGTAGAACGTTCTCATTTCCAGGCGCAGGACTATTTAGAAAACGGTACTCCAGGAATAAAAAGTACTAGAGATGGTTGGATGAACCGCTTATTAGGGGAACTGTGTTTAGATCACCAGGCTCTGGCGATTAATGTAGGTAACACTACCCCCTATATTCTCAAAGGTGATATGCCGAGTGCTAACCTTAAACCTGGAATTAATTCTACAGCAGCGATCGCAACAGATAATCCTTTAATTGATCAAGCTTTTAGTTATTTATATAGTGGCACGGATGATCTAAGTAAAGCTTATCAAGATGGACAAGCAAGTAGACAGCTAATTATCAAAGAATTGGGTGAACAGTACCCCGCCCGTGAAGGACGGGGCGCAGCTGCACTTCGTGAAGAAATGATTGCTGCTGCTCGTGGTGCTAGAAATGTCAATGCTTTTGTCGATGATGCTGGGGAGGTGGCTAAATTGCTGCTGAGTGATCCTAAAAATCAGTTAGTGTTTATGGATGTTTCTGGGTGGGATACTCATATCAATCAAGCTAACATCTTAAACCGCCTCTTACCTTCATTAGGTCAAGGTTTGGCAACTTTAGTTGAGGGGATAAAGCCAATTTTTGCTGATACTGTTATTGTGGTGATGTCTGAATTTGGTCGCACCGTTAAGGAAAATGGCAACAAGGGTACAGATCACGGATCAGCTAATGCTATGTGGGTTTTAGGTGGTGCAATTGCTGGTGGTAAAGTTTATGGTAATTGGCAGGGTTTAAACCGAGCCTCTCTTTATCAAAATCGTGATTTAGCTGTGACTACAGATTTTAGAGATGTGCTAGATCATATTTTGCAAGCCCATTTATCTATGGATGCTAATAGTTTAAAGCGGGTTTTTCCCAATTATCATCCAACTAATCGAATTGATTTTTTAACATAA
- the phyH gene encoding putative phytanoyl-CoA dioxygenase: MNTQQLVLTPEQQNLLPTEEDVQFYEEHGWYISAPVIPESIIDSAIAGSEAFYRGERDATLSVDTGYSNWKPEDGDIIRNNEFVSLQKKELKQLALQPIIGAIAAKLTRSDEIRLLDDQLVYKPAFKSGDPISTAVGWHSDRAYWATCSSDKLLTAWIPFHDCDEDRSPLVVLDKSHKWSNLKDMRHFNNPHLNDLTEQFQSEGKKVVKIPMTLKKGQLSFHNCWTIHGSYPNRSPLHRQALAVHLQDKDNHYRPYTNHQGKEIHIFDEQLCRRLPNGDPDFSDPDVFPIIWSK, encoded by the coding sequence ATGAATACACAACAGTTAGTTTTAACTCCTGAGCAACAAAACCTTCTACCAACAGAAGAAGACGTACAATTTTATGAAGAACATGGTTGGTATATATCCGCGCCAGTCATTCCAGAAAGTATAATTGATAGCGCGATCGCAGGTAGTGAGGCTTTTTATCGAGGCGAAAGAGATGCGACTTTAAGCGTAGATACAGGCTATAGCAATTGGAAGCCAGAAGATGGCGATATTATCCGTAATAATGAATTTGTTTCCCTACAAAAAAAAGAATTAAAACAGTTAGCATTACAACCAATTATTGGAGCGATCGCAGCTAAATTAACTAGAAGCGATGAAATACGTCTTTTAGATGATCAGTTAGTCTATAAACCTGCTTTTAAAAGTGGTGATCCCATTAGTACTGCTGTAGGATGGCATAGCGATCGCGCTTACTGGGCTACCTGTAGTTCCGATAAACTACTCACCGCTTGGATTCCTTTTCACGACTGCGATGAAGATCGAAGCCCTTTAGTTGTTTTAGATAAAAGCCATAAATGGTCAAATCTTAAAGATATGAGACACTTTAATAACCCTCATCTCAATGATTTAACTGAACAATTTCAAAGTGAAGGTAAAAAGGTAGTTAAAATACCTATGACTCTCAAAAAAGGACAACTAAGTTTCCATAATTGTTGGACTATTCACGGTAGTTATCCTAATCGTAGCCCCCTACATCGTCAAGCTTTAGCAGTACACCTTCAAGATAAAGATAACCACTATCGACCTTATACTAACCATCAAGGTAAAGAAATTCATATTTTTGACGAACAATTATGTCGTCGTTTACCTAATGGCGATCCTGACTTTAGTGATCCTGATGTTTTTCCCATTATTTGGTCGAAATGA
- a CDS encoding TrkA-N domain protein, with translation MQPKIIICGLGRTGSKIYSLLKQQGAEVVAISHRPVDKLDSAQIIVGDPRSNTTLIQAGIRQAKTLVLVHDDDALNLAILTQARILNPQIRIINRLLNHTLGDRLDLILPDHFSMSVAALSAPLFTFAALGNKAIGHLKLFNCTWPIQEEIIDDQHPWLGRKLKELWDDQNRMLIYYLPKIGEIDLVSAIRQDNCLQSGDRLIIGTKPKVFTKRSSLQKKLSKAIFNIPYYQRYARPVTLVSMALLGVISLATLIYVSINLQTSIADALYFSVGMITGAGGLEEVAEGSSDYIKVFTAIMMIVGAGVIGICYALINDFVLGSRFRQTIDAARIPRQNHYVVCGLGGLGIKIAGQLHQQGHDVVVIESDPNNRFLHSARSGGIPVLIEDASMSSTLKAVNIKRAVSLIAVTSHDTTNLEISLTAKALAPYLKTVVRSSDPQFAQSMQEVFEFDQVLSPVELATHSFVAAALGGRILGNGMTQDLLWVALATMITHKHPFCHQTVESAAVKADFVPLYIERKNQTLHGWQLLATRLQPQDILYLTMPASGLEQLWRTPNSEDYLLDRLEDSFI, from the coding sequence ATGCAACCCAAGATTATCATTTGTGGCTTAGGACGTACTGGGTCGAAAATTTATAGTTTATTAAAACAGCAGGGAGCGGAAGTAGTAGCAATTAGTCATCGTCCTGTCGATAAACTAGATAGCGCACAAATCATAGTAGGAGATCCACGATCTAACACGACTTTAATACAAGCAGGCATTAGACAAGCAAAAACTCTAGTATTAGTCCATGATGATGATGCTTTAAATTTAGCCATTTTAACTCAGGCAAGAATTTTAAATCCTCAAATTCGCATTATTAATCGTTTACTCAACCACACCTTGGGCGATCGCTTGGATTTAATTTTACCTGATCACTTTAGTATGAGTGTTGCAGCCCTATCCGCACCTCTATTTACCTTTGCAGCCTTGGGTAATAAAGCCATAGGACACCTAAAATTATTTAATTGCACTTGGCCAATTCAGGAAGAAATTATTGATGATCAGCATCCGTGGTTAGGAAGGAAACTAAAGGAATTGTGGGACGATCAAAACAGAATGTTAATTTACTATTTACCCAAAATAGGAGAAATAGATTTAGTTTCAGCAATTCGACAAGATAATTGTTTACAGTCAGGCGATCGCTTGATTATCGGTACAAAACCTAAAGTTTTTACTAAACGTAGCTCTCTACAAAAAAAACTCTCTAAAGCTATCTTTAATATCCCCTACTATCAGCGTTATGCGCGTCCTGTCACCCTAGTTAGCATGGCTTTATTAGGAGTGATTTCCCTTGCTACATTAATATATGTCAGCATAAATTTACAAACTTCTATTGCTGATGCCCTTTATTTCTCTGTGGGGATGATTACTGGTGCAGGGGGATTAGAAGAAGTCGCCGAAGGGTCTAGTGATTATATTAAAGTTTTCACTGCCATTATGATGATTGTCGGTGCTGGGGTAATTGGTATCTGTTATGCCTTAATCAATGACTTTGTTTTAGGTAGTCGTTTTCGTCAGACTATCGATGCAGCCAGAATACCCAGACAGAATCATTATGTAGTCTGTGGTTTGGGAGGACTAGGAATTAAAATTGCAGGGCAACTTCATCAGCAAGGGCATGATGTAGTAGTAATTGAATCTGATCCTAATAATCGCTTCCTCCATTCCGCTCGCTCTGGGGGAATACCTGTACTAATCGAAGATGCAAGTATGTCTTCCACCCTCAAAGCTGTAAATATCAAACGTGCGGTTAGTTTGATTGCCGTAACCAGTCATGACACCACCAATTTAGAAATTAGTTTAACTGCTAAAGCCCTCGCACCTTATTTAAAAACTGTAGTGCGTAGTAGCGATCCCCAATTCGCCCAGTCAATGCAGGAAGTCTTTGAATTCGATCAAGTCCTATCGCCTGTAGAATTAGCAACCCACTCTTTTGTCGCAGCAGCTTTAGGAGGCAGGATTTTAGGTAATGGCATGACTCAAGATTTACTTTGGGTTGCCTTGGCTACGATGATTACCCATAAACATCCTTTCTGCCACCAAACTGTCGAATCAGCAGCAGTTAAGGCGGATTTTGTACCTTTATATATAGAGAGAAAAAATCAAACCCTCCACGGTTGGCAATTGCTGGCTACCCGACTACAACCACAGGATATTTTATATTTAACCATGCCTGCTAGTGGCTTAGAACAGCTTTGGCGCACTCCTAATAGTGAGGATTATCTCTTAGATCGTTTGGAAGATAGTTTCATTTAA
- a CDS encoding glutamate-5-semialdehyde dehydrogenase produces MQSSSKPILSIVRESNKAAYKLAKTSGIKRREAIAILASMMENSFDEILEANTLDLEMSREMAVAEPIVNWLKLTPERLEMTVEILKQLSNSPDPTRRLINAFYQLEPTQQAYCQLVPLGTIALVYEAFPELAVIAAGMCLKTGNSLITRGCSTASNSNLTIAKILKQALAASDLPINAIETVYPDSGISVQDLVTQDQYLNLVIPYGRPSLVQQVAEKATTTVLKTTIGNCYLYWSTSGDLELVRQIISDSHDSEPDAVNAIEKVLINSNLKASALESLFSNLTQQGYSLRGDEILTEEFPEYLKSMKPDEWGKPYLTKKIAFRCVDDLAQGIDWINNYSSGHADCIVTESYQESRIFMQDVDSALVYVNASSKFSRNPEGGNNVFLGMSNQKVYRQGLISLETFMTIKQIVQP; encoded by the coding sequence ATGCAAAGTTCATCAAAGCCAATACTGAGTATAGTTCGAGAATCAAATAAAGCTGCTTATAAGCTTGCTAAAACTTCAGGTATCAAAAGAAGAGAGGCGATAGCAATATTAGCTTCGATGATGGAAAATAGTTTTGATGAAATACTAGAAGCCAATACTTTAGATTTAGAAATGAGTCGGGAAATGGCGGTAGCTGAACCGATTGTAAATTGGTTAAAACTAACACCAGAAAGATTAGAAATGACTGTAGAAATCTTAAAACAGTTATCCAATTCACCAGATCCCACCAGACGTTTAATTAATGCTTTCTATCAACTAGAACCTACTCAACAAGCCTATTGTCAGTTAGTACCATTGGGGACAATTGCCTTAGTATATGAAGCCTTCCCAGAATTAGCCGTGATTGCTGCGGGAATGTGTTTAAAAACAGGAAACAGTCTAATTACTAGAGGTTGTAGCACTGCCAGCAACTCCAATTTAACCATTGCTAAGATTTTAAAACAAGCTTTGGCAGCCAGTGATTTACCGATTAATGCCATTGAAACTGTTTATCCAGATTCTGGAATTTCGGTACAAGATTTAGTCACTCAAGATCAATATCTAAATTTAGTTATTCCCTATGGTCGTCCTAGTTTAGTACAACAAGTAGCAGAAAAAGCAACTACTACAGTTTTAAAAACAACCATCGGCAATTGCTATTTATATTGGTCAACTAGTGGTGATTTAGAATTAGTGCGTCAGATAATTAGTGATAGCCATGATAGCGAACCAGATGCGGTTAATGCGATCGAGAAAGTATTGATTAATAGTAATTTGAAAGCTTCAGCTTTGGAATCGTTATTTAGCAACCTTACCCAACAAGGGTATAGTCTTCGGGGAGATGAAATTTTAACTGAAGAATTTCCAGAATATTTAAAAAGCATGAAACCCGATGAATGGGGAAAACCATATTTAACCAAAAAAATAGCTTTTCGTTGTGTCGATGATTTAGCCCAAGGTATTGATTGGATTAATAATTATAGTAGTGGTCATGCGGATTGCATTGTAACGGAATCTTATCAAGAAAGTCGTATATTTATGCAGGATGTAGATAGTGCCTTGGTCTATGTTAATGCTTCATCTAAATTTTCCCGTAACCCTGAAGGGGGAAATAATGTGTTTTTAGGGATGTCTAATCAAAAGGTATATCGCCAAGGACTAATTAGCCTTGAAACTTTTATGACTATTAAGCAAATAGTTCAGCCATAG